The segment CGTGCGTTTGACCGATTCCTATCACGGCGATACGGCGGGCGCGATGAGCGTCTCCGATCTCCCGCTCTTTAAGGCGCGTTTCGGCGCCGTCACATTCGACACGCTCGAATACGGTGCGATTCCCGGCTTGCTCGATCGCGACGATATCGCCGCGATTATCATCGAGCCGATCGTTCAGGCCGCAGCCGGCATGCGAATCGTGCCGACCGCTACGTACGAACACCTTCGCAACGTCAAACCGCTGCTGGTGGTTGATGAAGTCGCGACCGGCTTCGGCCGAACGGGCGCCATGTTCGCCCACGAACATTTGCGCCTGGAGCCCGACGTCGTCTGCGTCGGCAAAGGACTTACGGGCGGCACGCTGGCGCTCTCGGCGACGCTCGTGACCGAGCGGGTCTACGACGCATTTCTCGGGACGCACGCGCAGATGAGGCAGTTTTTTCACGGCCACTCGTTTGCCGGCAATCCGATCGCCTGTGCGGCGGCGCTCGCGAGCCTCGATCTTTTCCAGAGCGAAGGTACGCTCGAGCGCGCGCGCGTTCTCGCCGCCGAGCTTGCGGTGCGGCTGGACGCGTTGCGCGTGCATCCGCTCGTGCGCGAAGTGCGTCAAGCCGGGTTGATGATCGGTATCGAATTGCGGGCCGAGCAGATCGAATCGCGCGGCTCGTTGACGCCGGCCTGGCAGATCGCCGATTGGCTCTACGAGCGCGGACACTTTACGCGTCCAATCGGCGACGTGGTGCAGCTCGTTCCGCCGCTGGTTAGTTCTCGCGACGATACGTTCGCTTTCGTCGACGCGCTCGAAGCGGTTCTCGCGTGAGTTATCTCGGCCGGGTTGAAGAAGAACTCGCGCGGATCGCCGATCGCGGGCGGTATCGCTCGATAGATGCGGACGAACCGCGCGTCTTCGCCGATTTTTCAACCAACGACTATCTGGGCTTGGCGACCGATTCGCGCATGATCGAAGCGATGCGGACGGTCAAACGCGTGGGCGCGGGCGGCGCGCGGCTATTGGGCGGGCGTCACCGCGAGCACGCCCTGCTCGAGACCGATATCGCGCGCTGGACCGGGCGCGAACGGGCGCTGCTCTTTTCATCGGGCTATCTGGCGGCCGCCGGCGCCGTTTCGGTGCTCGCCGGGTTTGCCGGTATCGCGTATTCCGACGCACTCAATCACGCGTGTTTGATCGATGCGCTGCGCGCGAGCAAACTCGAACGCGTCGTCTACCCTCACGGCAAGCTTCCGCCGAAAGCGCATCGCCGCAACGGGGCGCTGGTGGTGACGGAATCGATCTTCGGCATGGACGGCGATGCGATCGATCTGCCGGCGATGCTTGCCGACTTGCATACGGAGGACATCCTGCTCGTCGACGACGCACACGCGCTCGGCGTTGCGGGTGACGAAGGCGCCGGCCTCGCGCGCGCGCTGCAAGACGATCGCGTCGTCGTAATGGGGACGCTCGGCAAAGCGATTGGGGCCGCGGGCGGTTTCGTTGCCGGTCCGGCGCGCTTGATCGAATTGCTCGTGAATTCGGCCCGGACGTTCATCTTCGATACGGCGCTGCCGCCGCCGATCGCGTTTGCGGCACGGGTCGGCGTGATGCTCGCACGAACCGCCGACGATCGGCGCCAGCGCCTCCATGCCAACGTCGCGCGCCTCCGAGCCGGCCTGCGGGAGCTGCGTCTGCCGGTCATCGATGACGCAACGCCGATCGTTCCGATTGTGCTCGGCGACGAACGCCGCGCGCTGGCCGTCGCGAAGGCCTGCCTGGAAGCCGGCGTGCTCGCGCCCGCGGTTCGGCCGCCGACCGTTCCGGCGGGAACCGCGCGTTTGCGCATCTCGCTGCGCGCCGATCATACCGGCGAACAGATCGCGCGGCTCGTGGAGGTGCTCGCTTGCAACGTTACCTCGTAACCGGTACCGATACGGATGTTGGTAAAACGCGGCTTACGGCGGCGCTCGCCAAGGCGCTCGTCGATGCGGGGCGAGCACCGACGATCGTAAAACTCGTTCAGACCGGCTTGCCGCCGGGCACGCCCGGCGATGCGGCGAACGCCGGCCGGCTTGCCGGTGCCCGTCACCTCGAACTCGCGCGATTTGGGAAACCCGCCGATCCGTGGTCGGCCGCGCTCGCCGAGGGCACCCCCGCGGTTCGCGCTGAGGATCTTCGCGCCGTCATCGACGGCATCGAGGGCCCGCTCGTTGCCGAAGGCGCGGGCGGCCTGGCCGTGCCGCTCAACCGGCTGCAAAACTTCGGCACGGTCGCGCAACTTGCGAAACTGCGCGTGGTGCTCGCCGTGGGTTTGCGGCTCGGTTGCATGAACCACGCGCTCCTGACGATCGCGCTGGCCGAAGGGCTCGGTCTCGAGTTTGCCGGCGCGGTACTGGTGGACCGCTTCGAAGTCTCGGAACCTGCATATATCGACGACGTCCGCCGTGCATTGCAGGGAAAAATCGAGATACTTGGCATTCTGCCGTTTGAACGCGACGAGGCCGCCTCGGTGACGGCCGGCGCGCGACTCTTCACCCGCCTGATCTAAAGGACCGTCTTGGCTCATCCCGTGATCGAACGCGCCCGCGAACGCGTCTTGGAAAAGCAGCTGCCCGCGGATCGCGAGCTGCTGACCCAACTCGTCGCCTTACCGGGAAGCGACGTTGCCGATTTGCTCGTCCTCGCCGACGAGGTACGCGCCCGGTACTGCGGTAACGGCATCGCCGTCGAGGTTCTCTATAACGCCAAAAAAGGCGGCTGCTCCGAAGATTGCAACTTCTGCTCGCAGAGCGCGCGCTACGCCTCCGACGTCGACGCGGAGCCGCTCAGTTCGGTCGAGGGATTCCTCGAGGCCGCTCGCGACGCGCAGGCCCGCGGGGCGAGCGAACTCTGCATCGTGGTCGCCGTTCGAGGCCCGTCCACGAAGCTGCTCGATCGCGTTTGCGAAGCCGTACGCATCATCAAGCGCGACTATCCGCTCAGCGTTGCGGTCTCGCTCGGCATTCTGCGCGAAGACCAGATGCGCGCGCTGCTCGAGGCCGGCGTCGACAAGGTCAACCACAATCTCGAGACCTCGCGCCGGCATTTTCCGAGCGTCTGCACGACCCACAGCTACGAAGAGCGTTGGGAGACGTGTCAGCTCGTTAAAGCGTTCGGCCTGGAGCTGTGCAGCGGCGGCATCGTCGGTCTCGGCGAGACCGTCGACGATCGGATTGAATTTCTGGCTTCGCTTCAATTGCTCGAACCCGAAGAAGTACCGATCAATTTCTTGAATCCGCGCCCGGGTACGCCGCTTCAGGACCAGTCGCTCGTCGAACCGGTCGAAGCCCTGCGCTTCGTTGCGATGGCGCGCCTGGCGTTGCCCAAAGCGCTGATCCGCTTTGCGGGCGGCCGCGAAATCACGCTGCGCGGTCTGCAGGACCTCGGCATGCGCAGCGGCGCGAGCGGGATCGTGCTGGGCAATTACCTCACCACGTCGGGCCGCCAAGATCTCGACGACTTTGCGATGCTCGACCGTCTGGGCTTCGAGGTCATGAGTTAGGTGAAGCACCACCGGGTGCACGGCCGCGCGATTCGCAAAGCGGCGTGGTTAGTCTCCCATCATTCGGCCACCGCAAAGGGACGCGCGCTCTAGCACGATCGAGCGCACGCGCGCCAATTGCTTTTGCACGCCTCCGGCCAAGCCGGATTTTGGAGTGTCAGGTGGATCAGACCAAAGCCCCCTATTTTCAGGCGCTGCTCGACTACGTCGATGCGGGCGTCATTCCGTTTCATACGCCGGGCCACAAACAGGGCATCGGCATGGATCGCGCGTTCCGCGAATTTATCGGCGATAACATTTGCTCGATCGATCTCACGCCGATGCCGGGAATCGACGATCTCTTGCAGCCGACGGAGTCGCTGCTCGAAGCGCAGCAATTGGCCGCCGAGGCCTACGGCGCCGATCGCAGCTATTTCCTGATCAACGGCTCGACCAGCGGCAACCAGTGCATGATGATGGCCGCCGTGAACCCCGGCGATAAGATCGCGGTTCCGCGCAACGCGCACAAGTCGATGCTCGGCGGATTGGTGATGAGCGGCGCCCATCCGATCTACATGCAGCCCGAAGTAGACGACGCGCTGCACATGGACAACTGCGTCACGCCCGAAACGATCGCGCGGACGCTCGAAGAGCACCCCGATATCAAGGCCGTTTACGTCGTTAGCCCGACGTACTACGGCGTCGCCGCCGATCTCGAAGCGATCGTGCGCATCGCTCACGATGCCGGCAAGCTGTTCTTGGTTGACGAGGCGTGGGGACCGCACTTTCAATTCCATCCGGCGCTGCCGATCTCGGCGACCCAGGCCGGCGCCGACATGTGCATCAACTCGACGCACAAGATGCTCTCGGCTTTCTCGCAGTGCGCGATGCTGCATCAAATCGGCTCCCGCGTTCGCGTCGATCGGCTCGAAGCCGTGCTCAAGATGTTTCTCTCGACTTCGCCGAATCTGCCGATGGTGGCTTCGCTCGACGTCGCGCGGCGACAGATGGCCGTCGAAGGCGCGGCGCTGCTCTCCCGTACGATCGAACTCGCCGAAGAAACGCGCCGCCGGCTCAACGAAATCGACGGCATCTACTGTTTCGGCGAAGAACTCGCGGGCCGTCCCGGCATGTTCGCGCTGGATCCGACCAAGATCACGATCACCGTCAAGGATCTCGGCTACACGGGGTACGAGGCGTCGGAACTGCTGCGCCGCCGTTACAACGTGCAAGTCGAACTCGCCGATCTCTTCAACATCGTCGCGCTCATCACGATCGGCACGAGTGCCGACGCCGCCGACCGGCTGGTCTTGGGCATGTCCGAGATGGCGCGCGAGGACCGCGCCGTCGATATGTTCTCGCCATCGGGCGTGCTCGAGCGGCGGTTGAAGACCGGCACCTACAAGCTGCCGAAGATTCCACCCATGCGGATGCTGCCGCGCGAAGCGTTTCTCGCCGACACCGAGTTCGTGAATTTCAAATCGAGCAAGGGCCGGATCTGCGCCGAAACGATCTCGCCATATCCGCCGGGCATCCCGGTCATCTCGCCCGGCGAGGAAATCACGCCCGAGATCATCGACTACCTCGGCCTCGAACTCAAGGCCGGCGTCCGCATGCAAGGCCCATACGACAAGGAGCTTCGCACGATCCGCGTGGTGAAGCGGTAAACCCATGACCGGCATTTCCGTACTGGCGCTGACGATAATGTTGAAAAACCCAATCTTCGAACCGCGTAGATGCGACGATTCGCGCTTCGCGATTGGCCTCAGCCTGCCTCAAAAACGGACGCTGCATCCATACGGCGACACGATCGTGAAGATACAACGTGTCTCGAGCTCCGATGAAGTCATCGGATACGTCTACACGACGGCAGATGGCGAGCGCTTTTTCGGCGCGCGCCCGGTGCGAAATCCGGTAGCGTCTTCGCTTCCGGCACTCTTCGGGCACTTCTATCGATCCCAACGATCGGCCGTGTTAAACGGGTCGGTAGTTTTGGAAATCGTACCGGGAGACCCACGTCTCGCGCGGTACCGAACGACCCCCTGCGTCGCTGCCGATCTACGCGGGCACGTATGAGTCACCCGAACTAGCGCTAAGCCTGCGGGGCTGACCGGCAGAGCGTTCCGGATGCGAAGGTTGCTTGGATTGCTTTACGATCACCTAAAAAATAGGTGCAGGGCCGGCGCCCAAGGATGGGAAAAAGAGTTAAAACGCTCTGGAGCTCCGCAAGGACGCGGAGAGTGTCGCCGGGCACAGGATGTGCGCCAAACGGCGACGAGTGAGGATCACTGTTGGCGCTTAAAGCCGAGTCCATCTCTCCGGGCTGGGAACTCACCCAACTCCTCGATATCTTCCCGCTTCCCATCAGGCAGTCGCTCGTGCGGCTTCCCAACCTCGAACATATCATCGAGGTCGTTTTGGATTTGGGACGCCCCCCGGAAGCCCGTTTTGAAAACGATTTCGTCTACCTCTCCGACACGTCGGTAACGCAAGAGGATATCGCGCACGTCTGTACGCGCCTCTCGCCGTTCGGCGCCGACAATCGCGCGGGTATCGAGCAAACGCTGCATCGAATCAGCGCGATCCGCAATCGCACCGGAAAGATCGTCGGTCTCACCTGTCGCGTCGGACGCGCGGTATCGGGCACGATCGATATCATTCTCGATGTCTTGCGCAGCGGTCAGTCCATTTGCTTACTCGGGCGCCCCGGCGTCGGAAAAACGACCATGCTGCGCGAATGCGCGCGCATGCTCGCCGAAGATCGAAAACGCGTCGTCATCGTCGACTCGAGCAACGAGATCGCGGGCGACAGCGATATTCCGCATCCGGGCATCGGCACGGCGCGGCGCATGCAAGTCGCCGATCCCGCGTTGCAACACTCGGTGATGATCGAAGCGGTCGAAAACCACATGCCGCAGGTGATCGTCATCGACGAAATCGGCACCGAGGCCGAAGCTCAGGCCGCGCGTACGATCGCCGAGCGCGGGGTGGCGCTCATCGGCACGGCGCACGGCCAATCGCTCGAGAACCTGCTGATGAACCCGACGCTCTCGGATCTGGTCGGCGGGATCAGCGCGGTGACCCTTTCAGACGAAGAAGCTCGCCGCCGCGGGACGCGCAAAACCGTGCTGGAGCGAAAAGCACCGCCCACCTTCGACGTGCTCGTCGAGATTCAGGAACGCGACCGGCTCGCCATCCACAAAAACGTCGCCGAAGTCGTCGACGCGTTGCTGCGCGGCTATCAACCGCAGCCCGAGGTGCGCCAGCGCACCGCGAGCGGCGAGGTGACCGTCGTACAGGAAGCCGATCCGGAGTCGATGCCGCAGATCGCGGCGTCGGCGCACGCGCACCACCTTCACGAGGATCCGAGCGAAACCGACGAACACGATCGGCCGCTGATGATCTTTCCGTACGGCGTTTCGCGCAATAAGATCGAGCGTGCCATCCACAACCTTCGCGTGAATGCCGTCATCGCACGCAATTGGGACGACGCCGATGTCGTTCTCACGCTCAAGACGCTCGAACGCAAGGAGCAGCCGAAGCTCAAACAGATCGCTTCGGAGAACGTTCCGATCTATTCGATCAAGACCAATACGACCACGCAGATCCAGAGCTGCCTCAAGGACGTATTCAATCTGCCCTCGATCGATAACGAAGAGATCGCTCTGCGTGAGGCTGAAGAAGCCGTCTATCAGGTGCTCCTCAACAGCCAGTCGATCGAACTCTCGCCGCAAACATCGTACGTGCGTCGCATGCAGCATCAACTCGCCGAGAAATACCGCCTGCAATCGCGCAGCACCGGCCTAGAACCCAACCGTCGCGTAAAAATCTACAAGACCGGAGAAGCGTTAGTCTAAGCCCCGTCTCTTGTCATGGTGACAAGCTCCATCCTTCGACAAGCTCAGGATGACAAAGGCGTGGTGTTGCTGTTGTCATGCTGAGTTTGTCGAAGCACGCGCTTTGTCGTGTTGCGCCTTGGCCAGGTACGCGCCGTTGTCATGCTGAGCTTGTCGAAGCACGCGCTTTTTCGTGTTGCGCCTTGGCCAGGTACGCGCCGTTGTCATGCTGAGCTTGTCGAAGCACGCGCTTGTCGTGCGCGCCCGTCGGAGCGTGTGTCCTTCGACAAGCTCCGTCCTTCGACAAGCTCCGTCCTTCGACAAGCTCAGGATGACAATTAGGCTAGTTTTACGGTACCGTCGTCGGTGATGAGGAAGGGGGTGTCGTAGGGGACGACTTCGTCGTTGATGACGATGCGGCTGTGCACGCTGAAGCGGTGCGCGGGCGGAGCGCCGGCCTGTTTTTGCAGGCCGCTATAGAAGAGTTTCATTAGCGGAATTTGGCCGTTCTTTGGTTCCTCGAGTTTGCGTTGGGTCACCAGCAGAGCGACGATCTTTTTCTGGACGGCGAGTGGAAGCAGCCGATAGGCGTCGTCGGGGCGGTCTTCCACGGGCTTGCGCTCCGCCGGTTCGGGCGCGTCGTTGACGTAGCGCACGACCAGGTCCCAATGATCGGCGGCGATTCCCACGAACTCCACGGCGTAGCGGTGCCAGAGCTTGCCCTGCTGTTGGATCCGGTCGCTATTGACGACGCGCACCCGCACGGGAATCTTCTGATTGCGCAGCCCTATCGTGATCGCGAACTCCTGCGATGGAATCACGACCGTGATGGCAAAAGCGAAACCGCGGGGCGAGACTTCCATGCCCACCCCGGGCGTGATCCATTTGGGTTCGGTCTCGGCCTGGTACCAGACGTGAAACTTCCCAACGCGCCGATCTTCCTTAGCGGCACCTCGGTTGGTAAACCACGAAATGACGTCGCCGAGCATCGAGCCGGAAGTCATAGCTTAGTCATCGTTGAAACGTAGCGAAATGTTTATTTCCTTTGAGGGCATCGAAGGCAGCGGCAAGTCGACCTTGCTCGCGGGCGTGGCCGCGCGTCTCCGTTCGGAAGGCCGCGAAACCCTCGAAACACGCGAGCCGGGGGGTACTCCCGCCGGCGAAACGATTCGCCGGCTGTTCCTAGAGCCCGGCTTGCGGATCGATCCCTTGACCGAAACATTACTGATTAACGCGTCGCGCGCGCAGCTGGTCGCCGAGGCCATCGAGCCCGCCCTGGCCCGCGGCAAGACGGTGCTCGTGGATCGCTACGTCGATTCCACCCTCGCCTATCAGGGTTACGCACGCGGTCTCGATCTCGCCACGGTCCGCGGCATTTGTGAGGCCGCCACGGCCGGGCGATTGCCGGAACTGACCCTGCTCGTCGACATCTCGCTCGAAACCTCACGCGCGCGAGTCGCCGCGCGCAACGGCGCCGCGGATCGAATAGACGCCCAGGATCTCGCCTTTCACCGGCGCGTTCGCGACGGGTACCTCGATCTGGCTCGCACGCAGCCGCGTATCGTGCTGCTCGACGGCGAAGCCGAGCCCCCGCGCGTGCTGGAGGCCGCGATGCGCGCGATCGCGCGGGTAGCGACGTGAGTGAATTAGCCTTCGACGTGGTTGGCGCCGCCGGCCCGCGTGCGTTTTTCTCGCGTCTGACGAAAGCCACGATCGCACACGGGTACCTCTTCACCGGTTCGCAGGGTATCGGAAAGAAAACGTTTGCGCGCCGGCTCGCGCAATCGCTGCTCTGCGAAGCGCCTAAAGACGGCGTGCTCGGGTACGACGGCACGTGCGCGTCGTGCCGGCTGATCGGAAAGACGGAGACGAGGCATCCCGATCTGCTCGAGAGCGTCGGCGCACTCAAGATCGGGGACACCGATTCGCCGCTCGGCTTTCACGAAACCGACGAGATGACGGCACGCGATCTCGTCCGCCAGCTCTCGCTGCAGTCGTACGCCGGCGGATTTCGCGTTTTCGTGCTCGGCGACGTCGATTTTGCGACGCATCACGCGGCCAACGCGCTGCTCAAGTTCTTCGAAGAGCCGCCTCCGAAGGTCGTGCTGCTATTGACGACCGCCATGCCGGGACGTCTGCTGACGACGATTCGCTCGCGATTGCTCGAGATACGATTTCCAAATCTACGCACGTCCGAAGTCAAAGACGTTCTGCTGCGCCAAGGCATCGAGCAAGAGCGCGCGAGTTTGGGCGCGTCGCTCTCCCAAGGCAGCGTAACGCGCGCGCTGGCGGCGCTGGGCGACGAAGAACAGCTGCGTTCGCAAGTTGCGGCCTGGTTCTTCGACGTGGTTGCTGGGCGGACGCCCGAGCAGACGTGGGCGACGCGCGAAACGCTCGATGAAGGACTCGAAACGCTCAAGACCCTCGTGCGCGACTGGATCGCCATCGGCAGCGCCGGCGCCGGAGCGCCGCTGCTGGCGGTCGACTACCGCGCCGAACTCAACGCCCTCGGGGCGACGGGCGGCGACGAAGCCGGTGCGCTGCTGACCAAGTTGACCGACGCGCAACGCCTCGCTCGTACGAACGTCAGCCCGGCGATGGTCGCCGAAGGCGTTCGCATGGCGCTTTCGGGGAAAGCGCGAGCGCGCTAACGCTTCTCGAGAACGTGAGCCATCGCGTTGATGCTGTCGACCAGCAGATCGGTCTCCGAAACGAGCGCGGCGACGCCCGCGTTGTGCTCGTCGTCGAGCAATCGCCGCAACGCGATCTGCATCTCGCGCAGCGGCGGCAACGGCTGGAGCGGGCCGGCCGCGCGTAAAGCCGACGCTACGATCGCGAGACCGCGATCGAGTTCCCGGACGAGCGTATCGAAGGCCTCGTTCGGGGCGACGCTCGAGCGCGGCAAACGCGATTGCAATGCCAAGACGGCTAGCCCGACCCGGCGGCTCGCGGCGAGGATTCCGAGCGCCTGTCGCACGCCCAGCGCGTACGAATGGACCGGCTCGTTCAACATGCGGTCGGCCGATGCTTCGGCGTTGGAGCGCGCCAGCCACGCGGCCAGCTGGGTGCGGTGAATCTCCCGCTCACCGGCCTGCGCCGGATTCGCATAGGCCTCGAGAACGAGGCGCATGTGCGCCCGCTGCGCGTCGAGCAGATCCGCCAGCTGCGCCGCGACGCGCTCGCGCTCCCAAGTCGGCCAAACGAAGTATGCAGTCAGCGCGAGGGCGCCGCCGAGCAGCGTAGCGATGACGCGGTCCAGGATCGCCGAGTGCTCCGGCAACCCGCCGAATGCCAGCAGAAACACGACGTATCCGGTGATCGTGACGGTATAGATGGCGTAGTTTACGCTGAAGATCGTGTAGCCGATGGCCGCGAAAACCAGCGCGCCTACCAGCAAACCGACGGGTCCCGGATGCAGCGTTGCCGCGATCGACGATGCCAGTAACGCGCCCGCGAGCGTACCCGCGATGCGCGCTACGCCGCGCACGAAGGTCGTGGCAAAGTCCGGGCGCAACACGAGCGCCGCGGTGAGCGCTATCCAGTATCCGCGCTGCAGCGGCAAGACGTTTGCGAGAACGTCGGCGACGCCGAGCGTTGCGGCCAGACGCACGGCGTGCTGCGCGAACGGCGAGCCCGGCGAGCAATTCGCGCGCAGCGTAGCCAGCGCTTCGCGCGCGATAAACGGCGAGTACGAAACCATCGGGCCGAGAGCGGCGCCAGCGGACTTATCCTTGCGAAAGGCCCCGGCCGGCAGACATGCGGCTCGCCAAGCGGCGCGCAACTGGCCGAGCAGCGCGTGCGCGTCGCCGACGGTTTGCCCGGCGGCGATCGCGGGATCGGCCGCCGTTTTCCGCTCGATGGCGGCCATGCGCGCGTCGAGCGCGGGCCAGAGCCCTTCGCGTTCGTGTGGAGCGCGCGCTTCGTCGAGCGCGCCGGCGATCTCGATCACGATATCGTGCGCTGCGGAGCCGAGTTCGCGGACGTCGTCGGAGGCATCCCGTGCCCCGGCGGTCTCCAACAGGTAACGATCGACGGCGAGCGCCGCGAGGGTCGCGCGAATGCGCTCGGCTTCGAGAAGCAAGGCACGAAACGCGGCGACTTCGCCGCGCCGCGCGAACGGTTGCGGATCCTCCAGCGTATCGTGAACGCTGGTAAACGTCGTCGGATCGGGTGGGGCGAGTTTGACGCGCGGAATATTGCTCGCGTAAGCCCCGAGCGAGCGATAAGCCTTCGCCAAAACGCTTCGTTCCGCCGAAAAACGTTGGAACGGCCAAACGATCACCAGCAAGACCGTTTGCAGAACGCCTCCGGCAAACACGTAGAGGCCCTGCTCCGCAGCCTCTAGCGGCGTGAAATGAAATTGCCCGAAGATCGTGATGGCGAGCACCGAGTTCAATCCGATCGCCGTCGCGCTCGCGCCGAGCGAAGCCAAGATCCCGACGGCGAGTGCCCAGAGAACGGTTACGGCAACGTGGAGCACGGGGCTGCCCCCGCCGCTCGCGCTGCCGACGAAGGTGGCGACGCCCATCGCGGCCGAGGCCAGCAGCATGGTCGCGGCACGCGTCCGATAGACGCCTTGGCGCGATGCGAAACCGACGACGATCGCACCGATCGAGACGGCTACGCCGTCGGCGGGCCGATGCAGCAGCAGCGAGGCAACGAGCGGAATCGCAACGCCGATCGTGCAGCGCAGGCCGAACCATAGCTCGACACCCGAGCGGTCGATCTGCGCGGATTGCCGCAGGATGCGGCCCGCAACGCTCCTACCAGCGGCGCCCGAAGGCAAGGTCCGCGTACTGTTTTGCGACGACGAGTGCGACGTAGCCGATGGCAACCGAGGGCAACAGTAACTGCAACACGATCGCGCCGTAG is part of the Candidatus Baltobacteraceae bacterium genome and harbors:
- a CDS encoding R3H domain-containing nucleic acid-binding protein, which codes for MALKAESISPGWELTQLLDIFPLPIRQSLVRLPNLEHIIEVVLDLGRPPEARFENDFVYLSDTSVTQEDIAHVCTRLSPFGADNRAGIEQTLHRISAIRNRTGKIVGLTCRVGRAVSGTIDIILDVLRSGQSICLLGRPGVGKTTMLRECARMLAEDRKRVVIVDSSNEIAGDSDIPHPGIGTARRMQVADPALQHSVMIEAVENHMPQVIVIDEIGTEAEAQAARTIAERGVALIGTAHGQSLENLLMNPTLSDLVGGISAVTLSDEEARRRGTRKTVLERKAPPTFDVLVEIQERDRLAIHKNVAEVVDALLRGYQPQPEVRQRTASGEVTVVQEADPESMPQIAASAHAHHLHEDPSETDEHDRPLMIFPYGVSRNKIERAIHNLRVNAVIARNWDDADVVLTLKTLERKEQPKLKQIASENVPIYSIKTNTTTQIQSCLKDVFNLPSIDNEEIALREAEEAVYQVLLNSQSIELSPQTSYVRRMQHQLAEKYRLQSRSTGLEPNRRVKIYKTGEALV
- a CDS encoding aminotransferase class I/II-fold pyridoxal phosphate-dependent enzyme, which translates into the protein MDQTKAPYFQALLDYVDAGVIPFHTPGHKQGIGMDRAFREFIGDNICSIDLTPMPGIDDLLQPTESLLEAQQLAAEAYGADRSYFLINGSTSGNQCMMMAAVNPGDKIAVPRNAHKSMLGGLVMSGAHPIYMQPEVDDALHMDNCVTPETIARTLEEHPDIKAVYVVSPTYYGVAADLEAIVRIAHDAGKLFLVDEAWGPHFQFHPALPISATQAGADMCINSTHKMLSAFSQCAMLHQIGSRVRVDRLEAVLKMFLSTSPNLPMVASLDVARRQMAVEGAALLSRTIELAEETRRRLNEIDGIYCFGEELAGRPGMFALDPTKITITVKDLGYTGYEASELLRRRYNVQVELADLFNIVALITIGTSADAADRLVLGMSEMAREDRAVDMFSPSGVLERRLKTGTYKLPKIPPMRMLPREAFLADTEFVNFKSSKGRICAETISPYPPGIPVISPGEEITPEIIDYLGLELKAGVRMQGPYDKELRTIRVVKR
- a CDS encoding 8-amino-7-oxononanoate synthase, which codes for MSYLGRVEEELARIADRGRYRSIDADEPRVFADFSTNDYLGLATDSRMIEAMRTVKRVGAGGARLLGGRHREHALLETDIARWTGRERALLFSSGYLAAAGAVSVLAGFAGIAYSDALNHACLIDALRASKLERVVYPHGKLPPKAHRRNGALVVTESIFGMDGDAIDLPAMLADLHTEDILLVDDAHALGVAGDEGAGLARALQDDRVVVMGTLGKAIGAAGGFVAGPARLIELLVNSARTFIFDTALPPPIAFAARVGVMLARTADDRRQRLHANVARLRAGLRELRLPVIDDATPIVPIVLGDERRALAVAKACLEAGVLAPAVRPPTVPAGTARLRISLRADHTGEQIARLVEVLACNVTS
- the bioD gene encoding dethiobiotin synthase, which produces MQRYLVTGTDTDVGKTRLTAALAKALVDAGRAPTIVKLVQTGLPPGTPGDAANAGRLAGARHLELARFGKPADPWSAALAEGTPAVRAEDLRAVIDGIEGPLVAEGAGGLAVPLNRLQNFGTVAQLAKLRVVLAVGLRLGCMNHALLTIALAEGLGLEFAGAVLVDRFEVSEPAYIDDVRRALQGKIEILGILPFERDEAASVTAGARLFTRLI
- the bioB gene encoding biotin synthase BioB produces the protein MAHPVIERARERVLEKQLPADRELLTQLVALPGSDVADLLVLADEVRARYCGNGIAVEVLYNAKKGGCSEDCNFCSQSARYASDVDAEPLSSVEGFLEAARDAQARGASELCIVVAVRGPSTKLLDRVCEAVRIIKRDYPLSVAVSLGILREDQMRALLEAGVDKVNHNLETSRRHFPSVCTTHSYEERWETCQLVKAFGLELCSGGIVGLGETVDDRIEFLASLQLLEPEEVPINFLNPRPGTPLQDQSLVEPVEALRFVAMARLALPKALIRFAGGREITLRGLQDLGMRSGASGIVLGNYLTTSGRQDLDDFAMLDRLGFEVMS
- a CDS encoding aminotransferase class III-fold pyridoxal phosphate-dependent enzyme, producing the protein RLTALARMDYAFFSGDGASAIEVALKMALQYWQNVGEPQRTRFVRLTDSYHGDTAGAMSVSDLPLFKARFGAVTFDTLEYGAIPGLLDRDDIAAIIIEPIVQAAAGMRIVPTATYEHLRNVKPLLVVDEVATGFGRTGAMFAHEHLRLEPDVVCVGKGLTGGTLALSATLVTERVYDAFLGTHAQMRQFFHGHSFAGNPIACAAALASLDLFQSEGTLERARVLAAELAVRLDALRVHPLVREVRQAGLMIGIELRAEQIESRGSLTPAWQIADWLYERGHFTRPIGDVVQLVPPLVSSRDDTFAFVDALEAVLA
- a CDS encoding FUSC family protein; translated protein: MPSGAAGRSVAGRILRQSAQIDRSGVELWFGLRCTIGVAIPLVASLLLHRPADGVAVSIGAIVVGFASRQGVYRTRAATMLLASAAMGVATFVGSASGGGSPVLHVAVTVLWALAVGILASLGASATAIGLNSVLAITIFGQFHFTPLEAAEQGLYVFAGGVLQTVLLVIVWPFQRFSAERSVLAKAYRSLGAYASNIPRVKLAPPDPTTFTSVHDTLEDPQPFARRGEVAAFRALLLEAERIRATLAALAVDRYLLETAGARDASDDVRELGSAAHDIVIEIAGALDEARAPHEREGLWPALDARMAAIERKTAADPAIAAGQTVGDAHALLGQLRAAWRAACLPAGAFRKDKSAGAALGPMVSYSPFIAREALATLRANCSPGSPFAQHAVRLAATLGVADVLANVLPLQRGYWIALTAALVLRPDFATTFVRGVARIAGTLAGALLASSIAATLHPGPVGLLVGALVFAAIGYTIFSVNYAIYTVTITGYVVFLLAFGGLPEHSAILDRVIATLLGGALALTAYFVWPTWERERVAAQLADLLDAQRAHMRLVLEAYANPAQAGEREIHRTQLAAWLARSNAEASADRMLNEPVHSYALGVRQALGILAASRRVGLAVLALQSRLPRSSVAPNEAFDTLVRELDRGLAIVASALRAAGPLQPLPPLREMQIALRRLLDDEHNAGVAALVSETDLLVDSINAMAHVLEKR
- the tmk gene encoding dTMP kinase translates to MFISFEGIEGSGKSTLLAGVAARLRSEGRETLETREPGGTPAGETIRRLFLEPGLRIDPLTETLLINASRAQLVAEAIEPALARGKTVLVDRYVDSTLAYQGYARGLDLATVRGICEAATAGRLPELTLLVDISLETSRARVAARNGAADRIDAQDLAFHRRVRDGYLDLARTQPRIVLLDGEAEPPRVLEAAMRAIARVAT